The following proteins are encoded in a genomic region of Arachis stenosperma cultivar V10309 chromosome 4, arast.V10309.gnm1.PFL2, whole genome shotgun sequence:
- the LOC130977022 gene encoding uncharacterized protein LOC130977022, which translates to MDRWSGILRVQLHSKSKAFHRVGASLCLSPENRTLSVPEANAIFFCGDRVEGTGNQVIERLSDLQKLSEIIVSKFGSSINAWVIQASVFNGPFAVYKDFIPSVNQYGEPRSYQPTGFPASTSTVSLLSNCLEEVRKVVSGTRGDTQSGCSRRSSVSRPKTFILGFSKGGTVVNQIVTELGSTEIASDANSPCSGQPEETCIVPKAKESLLSSITEIHYVDVGLNSTGAYLTNHHVFERITRRLIQGAPQLRFILHGTPRQWGNKQRDWIRNEKDEMLRLLESEAHKSEGKLRVHSRYYFADKPPDMQMHFEIIESLDVS; encoded by the exons ATGGATCGTTGGAGTGGAATTTTGAGAGTTCAATTGCATTCCAAAAGCAAGGCATTCCATAGAGTTGGTGCTTCTCTCTGCCTTTCACCAGAAAACAGAACTCTTAGT GTACCCGAAGCAAATGCTATATTTTTCTGTGGTGATAGAGTTGAAGGGACTGGTAACCAAGTGATTGAGAGGCTATCCGATCTGCAGAAGCTATCTGAAATTATTGTGTCTAAATTTGGTTCTTCCATCAATGCTTGGGTTATTCAGGCTTCTGTTTTCAATGGACCTTTTGCTGTCTATAAGGACTTCATACCATCCGTGAATCAATATGGAGAGCCAAGGTCGTATCAACCAACAGGATTCCCGGCGTCTACTTCAACCGTCTCACTCTTATCTAATTGCCTTGAAGAA GTAAGGAAAGTTGTTTCAGGAACGCGAGGAGATACACAATCTGGCTGCAGCCGACGCTCCTCTGTCTCTCGACCCAAGACATTCATCCTTGGATTCAGCAAAGGTGGAACTGTAGTTAACCAGATAGTTACCGAGCTTGGCTCCACAGAAATTGCATCCGATGCGAATTCACCCTGCTCTGGACAACCTGAGGAGACTTGTATAGTacctaaagcaaaggaaagctTACTGAGCAGCATCACTGAGATTCATTATGTTGATGTTGGTTTGAACTCTACTGGGGCATACTTGACTAACCATCATGTATTTGAGAGAATCACCAGAAGGCTCATACAAGGAGCGCCTCAACTCCGGTTTATCCTTCATGGAACTCCGAGACAGTGGGGCAACAAACAGCGAGATTGGATCAGGAATGAAAAAGACGAAATGCTCCGTCTGCTAGAATCTGAAGCACATAAGAGTGAGGGGAAATTGAGAGTGCACTCAAGGTATTACTTTGCTGATAAGCCTCCTGATATGCAGATGCACTTTGAAATAATTGAAAGTTTAGATGTGAGTTGA
- the LOC130976566 gene encoding 14-3-3-like protein GF14 kappa has translation MNANKPSREESIFLAKAAQAAERYKEMVDFMKTLVLSITPAAELTEEERNLVSSAYKNMIGPLRTGWCIVSAIEKKENDGEDEKRAAIVRAYKLDLESKMSCVCNDILGLLESNLLPSAAVSDSKVFYLKMKGDYIRYLLKFAVGDDRKRSADAAMEAYTAAQDIAVVDLAPSSPIRLGLILNFSVFCHEILNEPDKACDMAKQGIEEAIAEIKTLAEPPNKDTTLIIQLLRDNLSSWTTEDKIEDLIANFLK, from the exons ATGAATGCAAACAAGCCATCAAGGGAAGAATCCATATTCTTAGCAAAGGCAGCACAAGCTGCAGAGAGATACAAGGAAATGGTGGACTTCATGAAGACTCTAGTCCTTTCGATCACCCCGGCTGCCGAGCTTACGGAGGAAGAAAGAAATCTTGTATCGTCAGCTTACAAGAACATGATCGGTCCTCTTCGCACGGGGTGGTGCATTGTTTCGGCAATCGAGAAGAAGGAAAATGACGGCGAAGACGAGAAGCGCGCCGCCATTGTCAGGGCATATAAGTTGGACCTGGAGTCCAAGATGTCATGTGTGTGCAATGATATTCTTGGACTCCTAGAGTCCAACCTGCTGCCCTCGGCCGCGGTCAGCGACTCTAAGGTTTTTTATTTGAAGATGAAAGGTGATTATATTAGATACTTGTTGAAGTTTGCGGTTGGCGATGATAGAAAGAGATCTGCTGATGCGGCCATGGAGGCTTATACGGCGGCTCAG gATATTGCTGTAGTGGATCTTGCGCCTTCTAGTCCAATAAGATTAGGTCTCATTCTCAACTTCTCAGTGTTCTGCCATGAAATCCTCAATGAGCCTGATAAAGCTTGTGACATGGCTAAACAG GGTATTGAAGAAGCAATTGCAGAAATAAAAACATTAGCAGAGCCGCCAAACAAAGACACCACTCTTATAATTCAACTCCTAAGAGATAATCTCTCCAGTTGGACCACTGAG gacaaaattgaagatctcatcgccaattttctgaaataa